The Bacteroides fragilis NCTC 9343 genome includes the window TCCCTTCAGTTGCGGCAACGGCAGTTCGCACAAAGTAATAAAATACTCTACTTCTACCTGCACACGGTATTTAATCAACGCATATTCAGAAAAATATGCAGCTAAAGCTTCAGCCTTGCCTCTATATCGGCCGTCAATCGGAGAGATGGCCGTAAGTAAATCAAGTTTCATATTGTCGTTTAGATAATTATCAGGCTGCAAAATTAACTCTTTTTCCTGAGTTATAAGGCATAAGGGGAGAGAAAGTTTGTATAAAAGAGACTAAAATCACGATGAACGGCCAAAGGTGAACAGTCTTTAAACAATCAACGATGAACTACTTGCATTTTACCATCGTTGCAAGATAGTTCATCGTTGATCATTCATCATTCAAAAACCGTTCATCGTTTCACTCAGCCCTTAAGCTTCATCAACACCGGTGTTTTCACTGTTTTCACTTCTGTTTGAGGGGTTTCATTCAATTGTTCAAAGATAACAATCTTATTTTCACCCTTCTTCAGCCATACACCCGGAACATAGAGTGTTTGCTGAGGACCTACTTTCCAGTAACGTCCGATATTAACACCGTTCACAAAAACGATACCCTTTCCCCAGCTTTCCATATCCATAAATGTATCTCCGACTTTATCTAACGTAAAAGTCCCCTCATAAAGCACCGGACAGCCTTTCAGCTTAGCCACTTCAGACGGTACATTTTTATGTGTATCAGCTTTCAATTTGGTCAAATCGGGCATTTCGTCCATCGGCAACTGATACATATCCCATCCACCGACAATTTCCTTACCGGCTATCTGAACCGGGCTAATAATTCCCTTGGTATTATGTACGATCTCGCTACCATAATTAATGCGTCCCATATTTTCAACCAGAATCTGCAGAGTAGCATTAAACGGCACCTCTATCTCCATGGAGTAGGTCTTGGTATTCCGATTCAGCACTCCTACCTGTTCACCATCCACATAAACAACGGCATAGTCACGCAACCCCGGAATTTCAAGTGTTCCGCTAATCGGCTGATTGAAATGACGAGTATACAATACATATCCATACCCCTGATTCAATTGTTCAAAAGTCAAGGGAGTATCAGACGACACGGGTTTCTGTTTTTCTGCAAAAGCAAGTACATCCGCAACTTTATTCAATTGAATAGAAGGTATTTCGATAACAGGATTAGGAGCCGGAGCTTCAGGAATTGTATATTTAACATATTTCTTGATCACATTGCGAATCGAATCATACTTTGGAGTTACCCAGCCTGCCTCGCTAATAGGAGCATCATAATCATAACTGGTCATATCCGGCTGAATATCACGCTTCTTATCATAATTAGCACCACTCGTAAAACCAAAATTTGTACCTCCATGCACCATATAGAAGTTGAAAGAAACATCATTTTGCAGATACTTCTCGGTTTGACGAGCAATCCCGGAAGCTCCTATCTGCGGGAACGGCTCTGCCCAATGCGACAGCCAACCCGGATAAAATTCTGCAACCATATACGGACCTTTGCCGTCGTGATATTGATCAACCACTTTTTTCAAATTCTCAATATCACTTTCGCCATTCGCCGTAGGCAAAGCTCCCGGAGTAGCCCCACCCTCAAAAAGCCAACTGCCATCAGAAGTAAACAGAGGTACATTAAATCCTGCATCAGCCAACTGCTGCTTGATTTTAGCATTGTAAGCGCGATGTTCTTCCAAAGGTATATCCTTACGCTGGGCAACGTATGAACCAAATTCATTCTCACACTGCACCATTACAATCGGACCACCCTTTGTACACTGCAAACTACCGACCTCTTTATAAAGACGATCGATATACGCTTTTGTATATTTCAGAAACTCCGGATTATCTCTCCTGATTTCCATTCCTTTCACATTTTGCAACCACCAAGGATAACCACCGAATTCCCACTCGGCACAAACATAAGGACCGGGACGCAAAATAACCATCATCCCCTCTTCACCTGCGGTTTTTATAAATTCAGCCAAATTCTTGTCACCTGTAAAATCCCATTTTCCGGGCTCCGGCTCATGAAGATTCCAGAACACATAGGTAGCCACTGTATTTAACCCCATACCTTTCATCATCTGCAACCGATGACGCCAATATTGATGAGGGATACGGGCATAATGCATCTCACCGGAAAGAACAGGCGTTATCTTTCCGTTACGATAAAAATGTCCATTCTTGATTTCAAACGTAGATTTCGACTGCGAGAACACGCACAATGGCATGACAGCCAACAACAAAAGTAAAAAAAACGATTTTGTTCGCATGGTAGTATTAATAGGTTTATTGATGAAGCAAAGTAAAGAAATAAATCACTTTCCCGCCAAATTTCCCTTTGTTTTCTTTTAAAAAATAACTTGAATTAATACACCATTGTATCGGGTAAAGTACAGAAAAAGAAAATCCTTACAGAAATATTCTGCAAGGATTCCGTATAGAGTGGGCGTTGACGGATTCGAACCGCCGACCCTCTGCTTGTAAGGCAGATGCTCTGAACCAGCTGAGCTAAACGCCCGATGTATCTTTCTTCGAAGAATATATAGCAAAATTGAATCTCTTTTCAATGTGGGCGTTGACGGATTCGAACCGCCGACCCTCTGCTTGTAAGGCAGATGCTCTGAACCAGCTGAGCTAAACGCCCATATATTCTTCATTGAAAGTGTTCGGTTGTGGGCGTTGACGGATTCGAACCGCCGACCCTCTGCTTGTAAGGCAGATGCTCTGAACCAGCTGAGCTAAACGCCCTTACACTTTCTTTTCAAAAGCGATGCAAAGGTATGGCTTTTCTTGAGACCTACAAATTATTTGCGATATTTTTTTTCAAAAAGTTTTCAACTGGTATAATAACAAACTGATTTTCAATTATAAAAAACAAGCATACAGAGTCTCCCCGAACGTATGTCCGGAAATACAATGGAGGCTTGACTTACAGGATTACATCCGACACCTAATAACACGTGCAGGATTACCTACCGCCACACAATCGTCCGGTATATCCTTTGTCACCACACTGCCGGCTCCGATCACACAACGGTCACCTATCGTCACGCCGGGACAAATGACAGCCCCGCCACCAATCCAACAGTCTTCGCCAATAGTTACCGGATAAGCGTACTCTTTGGGGTTACGGCGTTCCAGATAGTCCATTGGATGATGTGGAGTATAGATTTGCACACACGGACCTATCAATGTATGACTTCCGATGGTGATGAATGCTCCGTCAAGGAACGTACAATTGGCATTCACAAATACATGCTCACCCAAACGGATGCCATCGCCATGATCACAATGAAAAGGCGGGCAAATAACGGAAGTAGCCGGAAGATCAGGTATCAATTCTTCAAGTAGTCCCCGATAAGTTTCGTCATACGTACTCAAGCACCGCATTCGTGCCAATAACTTCTTGGCATGTTCAAATCTCACCTGTAATTCAGGTGCCGACATATCCGCCAATTCACCGCTACGCATTTTTTCTATTTCTGTCATCTCGATTCATTCTGTTTTTCCGTTTGTAAATACATATTTTGTCTCGTCCGAAAGCTGTTCGTTAAATTCAAACCCTTCCCAAGCGAATGTCTTCAATTGTTCAACAGATTCTATCCGGTTCTTCAGAATATAACGAGTCATCTCGCCCCGCGACATTTTAGTATAAACCACTACCGTAGCCAATTTTCCGTTTTTCCAGACGTGAAACTCGGGAGTTATCACACGAACCTCCTTCTCAACCCGCTTCCAATCGAAAAGTCCCCGCATTTCGTCACTTGCCAGATTACAAAGCACCCCACCGGCTTTCTTGATATCTGCAATAAA containing:
- a CDS encoding sugar O-acetyltransferase, with translation MTEIEKMRSGELADMSAPELQVRFEHAKKLLARMRCLSTYDETYRGLLEELIPDLPATSVICPPFHCDHGDGIRLGEHVFVNANCTFLDGAFITIGSHTLIGPCVQIYTPHHPMDYLERRNPKEYAYPVTIGEDCWIGGGAVICPGVTIGDRCVIGAGSVVTKDIPDDCVAVGNPARVIRCRM
- a CDS encoding glycoside hydrolase family 35 protein, with the translated sequence MRTKSFFLLLLLAVMPLCVFSQSKSTFEIKNGHFYRNGKITPVLSGEMHYARIPHQYWRHRLQMMKGMGLNTVATYVFWNLHEPEPGKWDFTGDKNLAEFIKTAGEEGMMVILRPGPYVCAEWEFGGYPWWLQNVKGMEIRRDNPEFLKYTKAYIDRLYKEVGSLQCTKGGPIVMVQCENEFGSYVAQRKDIPLEEHRAYNAKIKQQLADAGFNVPLFTSDGSWLFEGGATPGALPTANGESDIENLKKVVDQYHDGKGPYMVAEFYPGWLSHWAEPFPQIGASGIARQTEKYLQNDVSFNFYMVHGGTNFGFTSGANYDKKRDIQPDMTSYDYDAPISEAGWVTPKYDSIRNVIKKYVKYTIPEAPAPNPVIEIPSIQLNKVADVLAFAEKQKPVSSDTPLTFEQLNQGYGYVLYTRHFNQPISGTLEIPGLRDYAVVYVDGEQVGVLNRNTKTYSMEIEVPFNATLQILVENMGRINYGSEIVHNTKGIISPVQIAGKEIVGGWDMYQLPMDEMPDLTKLKADTHKNVPSEVAKLKGCPVLYEGTFTLDKVGDTFMDMESWGKGIVFVNGVNIGRYWKVGPQQTLYVPGVWLKKGENKIVIFEQLNETPQTEVKTVKTPVLMKLKG